One stretch of Azoarcus sp. KH32C DNA includes these proteins:
- the sdhD gene encoding succinate dehydrogenase, hydrophobic membrane anchor protein, with translation MRLFLGQRAWLVQRVTALVLLVLLALGAATLLTGPPLTYELWLSLATSTHGAVLIVVFFAALSLHGWIGVRDIVLDYIHAPALRLLLLALVAVLLSAIVIRVLLTVASHLGGGT, from the coding sequence GTGAGGCTTTTCCTCGGGCAGCGGGCATGGCTAGTGCAGCGCGTAACGGCGCTGGTGCTGCTGGTCCTGCTCGCACTGGGCGCGGCAACGCTGCTGACCGGTCCGCCGCTAACCTATGAACTCTGGCTCTCGCTGGCGACCAGCACGCACGGCGCGGTACTGATCGTGGTGTTCTTCGCCGCCTTGAGCCTGCATGGTTGGATCGGCGTGCGCGATATCGTCCTCGACTACATTCACGCGCCGGCGTTGCGGCTGCTGTTGCTCGCGCTCGTCGCCGTGCTGCTGTCGGCAATCGTCATCCGCGTGCTGCTGACGGTTGCGAGCCATCTGGGCGGCGGCACCTGA
- a CDS encoding hemolysin III family protein: MTTLERFNCLSHLLGTVAAVAGTVWLLTAAPPGDPWRLISLSIYGTSLILLYAISSLSHAHDGSRRGTLTRLDHCSIYLLIAGTYTPFTLVTLRGPWGWSLFGAVWGLALLGILIDLRWKPDKRILPVVIYLIMGWLVVFAIKPLRILMDPVGFGLLVTGGLVYTIGVPFFALGRYWPMLHGIWHLLVLAGSLLHYLAILWYVAPG; the protein is encoded by the coding sequence ATGACGACGCTGGAACGGTTCAACTGTCTCAGCCACTTGCTGGGAACGGTGGCGGCGGTGGCAGGCACAGTCTGGCTGCTGACGGCGGCTCCTCCGGGCGATCCCTGGCGGCTGATCAGCCTGAGCATCTATGGCACCTCATTGATCCTGCTCTACGCCATCTCGTCCCTGTCTCACGCCCATGACGGCAGCCGCCGCGGCACCCTCACCCGGCTGGACCACTGCAGCATCTATCTGCTCATCGCCGGCACCTACACCCCCTTTACCCTTGTGACCCTGCGCGGCCCCTGGGGCTGGTCCCTGTTCGGCGCGGTGTGGGGTCTGGCCCTGCTCGGCATCCTCATCGATCTGCGGTGGAAACCGGACAAGCGCATCCTGCCGGTGGTCATCTATCTGATCATGGGCTGGCTGGTGGTGTTTGCCATCAAACCACTGCGAATATTGATGGATCCTGTGGGCTTCGGTCTGCTGGTGACAGGTGGACTCGTCTATACGATAGGGGTGCCGTTTTTCGCCTTGGGCCGCTACTGGCCCATGCTCCACGGGATCTGGCACCTACTGGTGCTGGCCGGCAGCCTGCTGCACTACCTGGCGATTCTCTGGTACGTGGCGCCGGGATAG
- a CDS encoding succinate dehydrogenase iron-sulfur subunit — protein sequence MRISVYRFNPEADARPRMQDYDVAPAAGEKKLLDVLMRLKTIDDSLSFRRSCREGVCGSDAMNINGRNGLACLTSLAGLKEPVVLRPLPGFSVIRDLVVDMTQFFAHYHSIKPYLINDQAPPERERLQSPAEREKLNGLYECILCACCSAFCPSFWWNPDKFIGPAGLLQAYRFISDSRDTATAERLAYLDDVYRLYRCRTIMNCTEVCPKGLSPSHAIERIRLALVRESS from the coding sequence ATGCGGATCAGTGTCTACCGTTTCAATCCGGAAGCCGATGCGCGGCCCCGCATGCAGGACTACGATGTGGCGCCCGCCGCGGGCGAGAAGAAGCTGCTCGACGTGTTGATGCGCCTTAAGACGATCGACGACAGCCTGTCGTTCCGGCGTTCCTGCCGCGAAGGGGTGTGCGGGTCCGATGCGATGAACATCAACGGTCGTAACGGGCTGGCCTGCCTCACGTCCCTGGCGGGCCTCAAGGAGCCGGTCGTGCTGCGCCCGCTGCCCGGCTTCTCGGTGATCCGCGACCTCGTCGTCGACATGACGCAGTTCTTCGCGCACTACCATTCGATCAAGCCCTACCTGATCAACGACCAGGCTCCTCCCGAGCGCGAGCGCCTGCAATCGCCCGCCGAGCGCGAGAAGCTGAACGGGTTGTACGAATGCATCCTGTGTGCGTGCTGCAGCGCCTTCTGTCCATCTTTCTGGTGGAATCCGGACAAGTTCATCGGCCCGGCGGGTTTGCTGCAGGCCTACCGGTTCATTTCCGACTCCCGCGACACGGCCACTGCGGAGCGGCTCGCCTACCTCGACGACGTCTATCGCCTGTACCGCTGCCGCACGATCATGAATTGCACCGAAGTGTGCCCCAAAGGGTTGAGCCCCTCGCATGCGATCGAGCGCATCCGGCTCGCGCTCGTGCGCGAGTCGTCGTAA
- a CDS encoding LysR family transcriptional regulator → MATFVQIVEAGSLSAAAGRLDVSLTAVVRSLAGLERALGVRLLNRTTRRIALTDEGREYFERCRRLLAEVEEAETFLSARQAKPAGKLAVTAPVMFGRLHVGPVVTGFLAAYPEIRADLILLDRVVDLLDEGIDVAIRIGQLPESSLVAIPLGATRRIVCASPEYLHRHGIPAIPADLVGHRCVRFTGVTPGAEWEFGGKSGTVRVAVADTLATNQVDAALDACRQGLGCGCFLAYQARDLVASGQLTRILADFEPAPVPVNLAYPHSRLLSSRVRAFVDWAVPRLRAALAED, encoded by the coding sequence ATGGCCACTTTCGTACAAATCGTCGAGGCAGGCAGCCTCTCCGCCGCCGCCGGGCGCCTGGACGTTTCCCTCACTGCCGTGGTGCGCAGCCTGGCCGGGCTCGAGCGAGCGCTGGGGGTGCGCCTCCTCAACCGCACGACCCGACGCATCGCCCTCACCGACGAAGGGAGGGAATATTTCGAGCGCTGCCGGCGCCTGTTGGCCGAAGTCGAGGAAGCTGAAACCTTCCTGTCGGCGCGCCAGGCCAAACCTGCCGGCAAGCTCGCGGTCACCGCGCCGGTGATGTTCGGACGCTTGCACGTGGGGCCGGTGGTCACCGGCTTTCTGGCTGCCTATCCGGAGATACGGGCCGACCTGATTCTCCTTGATCGGGTGGTGGACCTCCTGGACGAAGGCATCGACGTGGCCATCCGCATCGGCCAGTTGCCCGAATCCTCCCTGGTGGCCATTCCCCTGGGCGCCACCCGCCGCATCGTATGTGCCAGCCCGGAATACCTCCATCGCCACGGCATCCCCGCCATCCCGGCCGATCTCGTCGGCCATCGCTGCGTCCGCTTCACAGGGGTCACGCCGGGGGCAGAATGGGAATTTGGCGGCAAGAGCGGGACCGTACGGGTCGCCGTCGCCGACACTCTGGCCACCAACCAAGTGGACGCTGCCCTGGATGCATGCCGGCAGGGGCTGGGGTGCGGATGCTTCCTGGCCTACCAGGCCCGGGACCTGGTGGCCTCCGGCCAACTCACCCGCATCCTGGCGGACTTCGAGCCCGCACCCGTGCCGGTCAACCTGGCCTATCCCCATTCCCGGTTGCTCTCTTCCCGGGTCCGTGCCTTTGTCGATTGGGCGGTGCCTCGGCTAAGGGCAGCGCTTGCGGAGGACTGA
- a CDS encoding metallophosphoesterase codes for MPQTQTKHRPSTGQNVLPSRVRRALWRILPLIGGLHAYIGWRLLPALDLNTTSLVLTAGALALSSCLVPLGLLGRFIVADQVWADRFTWLGSLAMGLFSSVLVLTVLRDAVLLAADAPSLTEPTAMAVLGLASLFTLVGYVNARRVARVVRVDIPLANLPKELAGFTIVQLSDIHVGPTIKREYVQAIVDRVNQLDADLVAITGDVVDGSVEQLRDDTAPLGGLQSRHGNYVVTGNHEYYSGAEAWMREFERLGLRGLHNRHEVIAHHGARFVLAGVTDFSAAAFDAVQASDPVAALAASPPDLLRILLAHQPRSATAAEAAGFDLQLSGHTHGGQFWPWNFFVPLQQPFTAGLHRFGRLTVYTSRGTGYWGPPKRFGAPSEITVLRLTTA; via the coding sequence ATGCCCCAGACCCAAACCAAGCATCGCCCCTCCACCGGCCAGAATGTCCTGCCCAGCCGCGTCCGCCGCGCGCTCTGGCGTATTCTGCCGCTCATCGGGGGCCTGCATGCCTACATCGGCTGGCGTCTGCTGCCGGCCCTCGACCTCAACACCACCAGCTTGGTGCTGACCGCTGGCGCTCTGGCGCTTTCCTCCTGCCTTGTGCCGCTCGGCCTGCTCGGTCGCTTCATCGTGGCTGATCAGGTCTGGGCCGACCGGTTCACCTGGCTGGGCAGTCTGGCGATGGGCTTGTTTTCCTCGGTGCTGGTGCTGACCGTGCTACGCGATGCCGTCCTGCTGGCCGCCGATGCGCCGTCACTCACCGAGCCGACGGCAATGGCGGTCCTGGGGCTGGCGAGCCTGTTCACGCTCGTCGGCTATGTCAATGCACGACGGGTGGCCCGCGTCGTCCGCGTGGATATCCCGCTGGCCAATCTGCCGAAGGAACTGGCCGGATTCACCATCGTCCAGCTCAGCGACATTCACGTCGGGCCGACGATCAAGCGCGAATACGTCCAGGCCATTGTCGACCGCGTCAATCAACTCGATGCCGATCTCGTCGCCATTACCGGCGATGTGGTCGATGGCAGCGTCGAACAATTGCGCGACGATACCGCGCCACTTGGTGGCCTGCAGAGTCGACATGGCAACTATGTCGTGACCGGCAACCACGAATACTATTCAGGAGCGGAGGCCTGGATGCGCGAGTTCGAGCGTCTCGGACTGCGTGGGCTGCACAACCGCCACGAGGTCATCGCCCACCATGGAGCCCGCTTCGTACTGGCCGGAGTGACCGATTTTTCGGCCGCCGCCTTTGACGCCGTGCAGGCCAGCGATCCGGTTGCGGCGCTAGCCGCCAGCCCGCCTGATCTGCTGCGCATCCTCCTCGCTCACCAGCCACGCTCGGCAACCGCGGCCGAAGCAGCCGGCTTCGATCTCCAGCTTTCCGGCCACACCCATGGCGGCCAGTTCTGGCCCTGGAATTTCTTCGTGCCCTTGCAGCAGCCCTTTACCGCCGGCCTGCACCGCTTCGGTCGACTGACGGTCTACACGAGTCGTGGCACCGGCTACTGGGGACCGCCCAAGCGCTTCGGCGCGCCTTCGGAAATAACCGTGCTGCGCCTGACCACGGCCTGA
- the sdhC gene encoding succinate dehydrogenase, cytochrome b556 subunit: protein MTRPEAAPKFLNLLQIRFPIGAIASIGHRISGVLLVIALPALALTLDRSLRSEAEFTAVRDLLSAPWRGLFLVVLVWAAANHLLAGVRHLLMDVGIGSRLAQARTSAWAVIVGAGLIALGYAARWLS from the coding sequence GTGACACGGCCGGAGGCTGCACCGAAGTTCCTCAACCTGCTGCAGATCCGCTTTCCCATCGGCGCGATCGCGTCGATCGGGCATCGCATATCCGGAGTGTTGCTGGTGATCGCCCTGCCTGCCCTGGCGCTCACTCTCGATCGCTCGCTGCGCAGCGAGGCCGAGTTCACCGCGGTGCGGGACCTCCTGTCTGCTCCGTGGCGAGGGCTGTTCCTCGTCGTTCTGGTGTGGGCGGCCGCAAACCACCTACTCGCCGGTGTGCGCCATTTGCTGATGGACGTCGGCATCGGAAGCCGCCTCGCGCAGGCGCGCACCAGCGCTTGGGCGGTGATCGTCGGGGCGGGGCTCATCGCGCTCGGCTATGCGGCAAGGTGGTTGTCGTGA
- a CDS encoding hemerythrin domain-containing protein: MSEHIARWHVEHANYYKLLDLLESLIETFIRSERPDYDLMSDIVYYMTQYPDRFHHPREDVAFRRLLARDPGIAPVIDELANQHRGISASSEALSADLRAAAEGAMMARATLQSDVRNYLALLRYHMDVEEREIFPRLAVLLDDEDWFLVDSAIHFAADPIFDDVVQERFKTLHHRIAREAGCRCKDAPEPACHLD; the protein is encoded by the coding sequence ATGTCAGAACATATCGCCAGATGGCACGTCGAGCACGCGAACTACTACAAGCTGCTCGATCTGCTCGAATCCCTGATTGAAACCTTCATCCGCAGCGAAAGGCCGGACTACGATCTCATGTCGGACATCGTCTACTACATGACGCAGTATCCCGATCGCTTCCATCATCCGCGTGAAGATGTCGCCTTCCGGCGGTTGCTCGCCCGTGATCCGGGGATTGCTCCCGTGATCGACGAACTCGCCAACCAGCACAGGGGGATATCCGCGAGCAGCGAGGCTCTGTCTGCCGATCTGCGCGCGGCAGCGGAGGGCGCAATGATGGCGCGCGCGACCTTGCAGTCGGATGTCCGTAACTACCTTGCCCTGTTGAGATATCACATGGATGTCGAGGAGCGAGAAATCTTCCCGCGACTCGCCGTCCTGCTCGACGATGAAGACTGGTTCCTGGTCGATTCCGCCATTCACTTCGCGGCGGATCCGATTTTCGACGACGTCGTGCAAGAGCGCTTCAAGACTCTCCATCACCGCATCGCTCGCGAGGCAGGCTGCCGATGCAAGGACGCTCCCGAGCCCGCCTGCCACCTCGACTGA